The sequence GTTCTTGATAATGCTCATCTTCCCATCTGTCTCCGACCAGTCCGAGCCGATTGCTGTCGGGAGATATTACCTCTAAGGTAACCCTGTGACGTATGTTATCTGTaaacaataagaaaaataaatacttgtCATGAACTCAGAGAAGCTGGATTGGCCTGATCATTCATTCAGCGGAGCGTTAAGTCAGGTGGTTTCCATAAAGGAAAGTCTTTGTTGCCAAAGTAGGGCATTGGAGCAATTCAATTAACCTGCTTCAAAGGTTGTCTCTTGAATGTGCTCAAATTAAACACAGTAATTGTGATTCTAGATTACATTTTTCAGAACAGCCAAATTACCATTTTTCAATTTAAACAACATTCTAATGTAACATCTTTACCAATATATGTATTTCTCTCGGCCCCAGTACAATACCGTGTGCTTACAATCAGCTGTgagaaatacacatgcacagaaacgTTAAAAATATCAAATCGATAAATAAGTGGGAAAATACAAAGATCTACGCTTTTTTTCCCGGTCCTATTTTGTAGCATATTAtattctttgtttcttttgttgttgtcgTACATTCAATTAGCCTCTAATTTATTCGGACCAATTCAAACATCACCTTGACATGGATGTTGTACATTAGTCAATACTTACTGTACTACAGGAAACAAATGGCCTGAATCTACACTGTAAAACAAATCTAGAATGACACCGTCACATGTCTTTGGAAGCCCATTCTGATGAAGAGACGGAGCGAAGCTGAGCAGATGTTGCCACAAATATatgttttcttctttttaagGAATCTGGGGGAACCTTGACAAATGGTACCATGGTTAAATTACGCTCATTCAGATTTTCAAATATATggttatcaatataaaaaaggAGGAGACATCTGATCGTGTCAGACAGTGTTTCACCGGACCCCGTCCTGTTTGTATACAACATGTTTTGTGGGTTCCTATTTTGTGTCCTAAAAGCTGAACGCCTCCCATTACATTTTGTGTTGCTCTCCACATGAAACTTGCTCAACGTGCAGCATTGTGCTTGAATAATGTTCTTATTTGTTGTTCGACCAATTAAAATGCTATCTTGTGCAGCGGGGATATTCATCAGCGGTTATTCTTACTTTTTCCGAATCACCAAAAAAGATGCATTTTCATTACATCTACACTACCTTCATGTGCGGGCGTCAGTGGTTACGGAGCTGGAAGTGTGGGGACTAAAGTGAGGCCGGGTCAGGCCCTGCTGATGGCTCACTTCTAATGGCTCGTCATCTACCTGTCTTCAATAAAGGCACAGAGCTGATGTATTATCTAATATATTTCGGTACATGATGATATAGGTTATTATCTCAAAAGATTGTGCATGTGAACGCTcacttgaaaacacacacacacacacacacacacacacacacacacacacacacacacacacaaacaaacgcacacacacacacgtacacagacacacgtacacagacacccaTATGTGCATGCAGACACtgaaatgcatgcatgcaatcgCACATACATGAGTGCacaagcatgcaaacacacacacacacacacacacacacacacacacacacacacacacacacacacacacacacacaaacacacacacagacacacacacacacactctctctcacacacacacacacacacacacacacacacacacacacacacacacacacacacacacacacacacacacacacacacacacacacacacttggtaaGACATGTAtttttcattattcattttggCTAGCACTCTATTTGTTTAATAAATAAACTATAACAATGTACCTTGAAGGTATTGTGGTATCCCACACATCTCACACATGTGTAATGTGTACACATTACACATAATGTGTAATAaacatattacatattataaaatatagaaataaataaatatattatcaaTTTAGGCCATCGTTCAGGGACAGAGATACTTTTTTAAGAGACACCCACACTGATGTTATCTGGCAAGACAGTGACGCATCTCAGATAATTATTTGTACGACAATTGAATATTCATATTGCCCATATATAGGTCGAGCTGAGGGAAGCACCGGTAGCAAAGACACCGATGGTCTCTCAGGCCCTGACTGGGAGGCGAGTGTGAAACGCCAAACCCAGATTGGTCTCCTGCATGCCGCAGGGGAGGACACATATAGGCCTGCGCTTTGTTCTCACATACAGGGCTTACTTCAAAAAATATTGACATGTACCATACCCATCCCTTCCGTACATTGACGACACCCTCTATCTCGAAACGCGCGCCATAAGAGAATAGAAAAACATTCAGATTCTCGTTGTCTCGACTTGAAGAAACATCGATCACAGAACAGCCTAAAAGCCTCTGGAGTGGAACTGCAGCTGCAATCAAACAGGGCTGTTGTtattatacataaaatataaatgCATGACATGTTTTAAAATCGAACCTAAGTTGCTGTTTGAGAACCCCTTCATGAATGGTATTAAAGGCCACAGACGTCAACATAACTTCAACAAGGGCTGATTGTtactccaaacaggttctcaaTGGTACCGCAAGGGGGCAATGTTACCACATTTTATGCAGGGTATACCAACCTGCATAAATGTATATCTTCTTAAACATATTTTACTGGTCTAATAGACCATTAAACGTGTATGCGTGTCTTAAAGCCAACGATTGAATTATAATAAAGTAGACAATGTGACAGCAGGTGCGTTACACTAGGCCTACCCGCACACAGACTGCTTTTCTTACTTAATGattgttttttaataaagcccCTGTAGAGCTACGCTGAATATCAAACATTCCTAATGTTGTAACTATCGCCGTGCATCGGGTTTCGGGATAAAACAGCACACATGTGATGATCGTCAATAATCATGTCGATAatcctcctctttccctgatgacgtcacacacgatggcgttttattttttccaaaagtGGAGCAACTAAGAAGCAGAACTGGTACTTTGAAGAAAAGCAAAATGGCAGACGTCGTCAGCAAAACTGCATTGGACTGTGGCATTGTGGTAATTCAATAAGAAAGACTCGTTCAACGCATTGATTCTGGGCAGATTTAATCTGGCGAACGGGTGAAAGTGTATAAAGCCGTAACTATTCCATGCACTTGTTGACTTTGTGAATACTGATTGTGAATTAATGTTACTTTTATTGCTTTTTCTGGCATTATCATGCGATCTATCTACTTATCATGCGATCTACTATCTACTACTATAAATTGGTCACTCTCCCGTCTCGATGCAGATCGAGGATGACTGGCCGGGGTACAATATCGACCTCTTTAGTTCTCCTACTCACTATTCGGGGGATCTCGAATGTGTCTACATTCCTCATGGGGTGATCATGGACAGGTAGGAGACTGCGATGGGTGGTGTTCTGTTATATCCTATGTCCAGCGGATCTTATAACTATGTTTGATGTTTCTATGAAGGACCGAGCGGCTTGCCCGCAACATCATGGATGATCTTGGAGACCACGacttggtggtgttgtgtgtactGAAGGGTGGCTACCAGTTCTCCGCCGACCTGGTGGAAGGAATCAAAACTCTGAGTCGCAACTCTAACCGATCCATCCCCATGAGGGTCCACTTCATCCGCCTCAAGAGCTACCTGGTGAGAGTAGTACGAAAATAAAATGTAGGCTGTAACGTTTGGGGTTGGCATTGTGTTATAGATCGAATAGATCGAATTTAGTTACATTGTTATAAACCATGATTGCAAACGCTACAGATgagtttgcaaaaaaaacatgggggAGATGCAATTGAACTTTGATGTTCAATGGTTAAACTTTTTTTAGACTCATAATGTATCGACTTTTTATTTAATCGACTTTTAAATAATAATGCATATAGCCTAATGTTAAAAGCGCATTTTATTAAGAATATGTGATTCAACAATTAAATATCTAGGGAACGGTAACTGTTAATCCGAATGTTGCTTTCTGCTCTGTGTTTTAGAACGACCAATCAACAGAGGATTTACAAATTATTGGTGCAGAGGACTTATCTTTTTTGAATGGAAAGGTAATCTTTAACAAAACAAGGAATGAGTTATTACAACTAATCATTTTTAACAACgtcgttattttattttttacaatgctTGAAACAACCCCAAGGGGACGCCATCAGCCATAGTTTGCCCTCAAACCGTCCTAAGACGCAAGCGATTGCATCCTATAGTCCTACCTGTACTCACGCAATCTGATAGTGATGATGAATGAATCACATGACTTTTACTATCTGACTATGTTGCCTCTCTGTGAATCATTACAGGTCTTCTTTGTGTATATGAACACATTTTTCCATCGCCATACACAGTAAAGGTGTCTGGGGCAGGTTCGGATTGCTGACAAATTTCCCGTAAAAATTATTTTAGTGTTGTCCCAGTCACTTAATTCCCAGTTGCTTACACGCTGTGGCTAGGGTGTGTCTCGACACCTCAAGCATGATTGATTTATGAAGTCTGAGTAACTGCCCAGTGATTTGTATTTTTACTTAGAACTTTTCATGGGTGCTTTTCTTAGAAGGAATCAATGATTGGACATGATGGGAAGTTTAGTCACCCTCCCGTTGCATCTGTATATTCATGGGGTGTACATTCCTGTAATGAACCAAAGGGCTTTTGCGTGACAATAATTGTAATTTTCATATTTTGTGAACAAAATTGACCATATTACATACTCACAATCATTATATCATAAGAtataatgtaggctacttgACCACACATGTATAAACCTTTAAAAGTATAGTAATATAAGTATAAGAATGTCATAATCCTTTCTCTTATGTAACTCAGCCCAAACAATTCTTAAATCATACAATTCATTTTGTAATCAAGCATTACAATATGATTACAGTACATGATCACATTCCCAAGATTCAAAACT is a genomic window of Gadus morhua chromosome 8, gadMor3.0, whole genome shotgun sequence containing:
- the prtfdc1b gene encoding phosphoribosyltransferase domain-containing protein 1b, which produces MADVVSKTALDCGIVIEDDWPGYNIDLFSSPTHYSGDLECVYIPHGVIMDRTERLARNIMDDLGDHDLVVLCVLKGGYQFSADLVEGIKTLSRNSNRSIPMRVHFIRLKSYLNDQSTEDLQIIGAEDLSFLNGKNVLIVEAIVDTGNTLKMLLKHVEGFRPKMIKVAGLLVKRVPHSVACLPDYVGFEIPNRFVVGYALDYNEYFRDLDHICVLSETGKMKYKI